The window GTGCTCTCTCTCGTGCCCAGATCGACTCGGTCCTTGATCTTGCCAAGTGCACCATTGTATCTGAGCTCTCCAATGAGAAGTTTGACTCGTATGTCCTTTCTGAATCAAGCCTCTTCGTGTATCCGTACAAGGTTGTGATCAAGACCTGCGGTACCACCAAGCTCCTGCTGGCCATTCCAAGGGTTCTTGAGCTTGCTGAGGAGCTGTCCCTGCCACTTGCTGCTGTGAAGTACTCCCGTGGGACGTTCATATTCCCTGAAGCACAGCCTTCTCCACACAAGAACTTCTCTGACGAGGTTGCCTTCCTGAATGGCTACTTTGGTGGACTCAAGTCTGGCGGCAATGCCTATGTCATTGGTGATCCTGCAAAGCCAGGCCAGAAGTGGCATGTCTACTATGCCACCCAGCAGCCTGAGCAGCCTGTGGTTAACCTTGAGATGTGCATGACTGGTCTGGACAAGAAGAAAGCTTCTGTCTTCTTCAAGACCTCTGCTGATGGCCACACATCTTGCGCCAAGGAGATGACCAAGCTCTCTGGCATCTCTGACATAATCCCAGAGATGGAGATCTGCGACTTTGATTTCGAGCCATGTGGCTACTCCATGAACGCCATCCATGGCTCTGCTTTCTCCACCATTCATGTCACCCCCGAGGACGGCTTCAGCTATGCTAGCTATGAGGTCATGGGGTTGGACCCTGCCTCCGTGGCCTATGGTGACCTGGTCGAGAGGGTGCTGAGATCCTTTGGCCCGTCTGAATTCTCTGTTGCTGTGACCATCTTTGGCGGCCCCAGCCTTGCTGGCACCTGGGGCGAGAGGCTGAATGTTGGGGTCTATGATAGTACCAACATGGTCGTCCAGGAGCTGCCTGGCGGGGGCTCGCTCATCTACCAGAGCTTCACTGCTGTCGGTGAAGACTCCACTGGGTCGCCAAGATCTGTCCTGAATTGCTATGTTGATGGCAATTTAGAGAGCGGCTCCAAGATGGATGCTTTCCTTTGCTGGGAAGACGATGCTGCGCAGGAGAAGGATGAGAGGGGGGCTGGTAAGAAGATGAAGAGCTCTTGATGGTGATGCTAGCTGGTTTGAATGAGCTTGTGTTGCGTCAGTTTGTTCTTAGATTTCCTGTTCCTGCCCTATTACTTTGTTATGGACAAGTGACGTGAAATGGTTAGCGTTTTCTGCCAGGGTGAGCGAATGTATGGAAATGCCTGTATCTGGCTGCAGGTTTATGAATATAAGAATAAGCCTTGTGTTGAGCAAATGTTATTTTGTTATTTCCTGAAAGTTTTGTTAGAAGTCATTCTTGTCTGTCGTGGACCTATTGAATTCTGTGGCGAATCTGATTCAATTCTGATGGTTCCGAGGTTCGGGTACTAGTACCGCTTGTGGTGATTATTCGGTAAGAATCTATCTCTTGGAGTTGTCGATGCTCGATAAGAAAGATATGCACGCAAAGAATTTGCACTTGGGCGGCGTCCCCTCGAACCACACCTTATATGTGGAGGCCACCGAATACACCCGTTTGGTGGTGACATTGCAAGTAATAGCATCAGTCAAGTTCGTATAACTGCTGGATATTGGTTGATGGAGCCCGTTCGACATGTCGATCCTAGCAATCCAAGCAAGGTCCCCGAGAGCATCACGCACCGTTGAATTCTTCCTTTTTGAGATGAGGAATATGGCGGAAGCGATATCCTTCGGCTTCCACCCATTGAGCCAAGGTGAGTGCCAAAACATGGCCATGCAGGTGATGGGGGTGGCTGCATATATGAAATCCATGCGAGTGTTATTGCAAGACTTGCCCAAATTAACCAAAGCTCTGGCATATTTTGAGGATGTTGAGAACCCCCAAGCCATCAAGTCTTTTTGGTCTGCGCCCAAAGAAAGGCCCTCTCGATCTTCTCAAAACAGGGTACTAGGGTCGTCCTTGAAGGTCTCTTGATACTTCCCTAATTAGAGTGTGAACTAGAGTGTCGGCATTGTATGCTCCACGGAGCAAGAATTAGGCATGTATATCAAATCCTCTTCTCTCCCTGGCTGAATTGTCACCAAACCTCAACGACCATATCAGAACTGCATGTCATGGCATGTCAGTGTAGAATTTTAGGCCTCCTTTGATTCACAGGAGTTTTGTAGGAATTCTAAAGGACATGTATCTGTAGGAGAGAATAGGAATTCTAAAGGACATGTATCTGTAGGAGAGAATTCTTCGAAGCTTTTTGACCTGTAGAAATGGACTCCTATTCCTATCCAGAATAAGAACAAATCCTTAACATTTCAACGGAAAATTACATTAATCTAGACTCGAcgaatcctatgaatcaaatggTATCTGAGATAGTAAATGTCATTTCACTTCCTATGCTTTTCTATTCCCATGATATATTTCTATCCTCTAAACCAAAAGAGGCCTTCGATGATGCAACCGCCTGTCATGGGTTGCATGCAACTTTGGGAAAACAAGCTCAACACGGCAGACACCAGGTCATTCGCATGAACGGGAGGTTAATAAACACAATCAGCTCAAGCCTGCTTACAACTTGCAAAAGATCAGAATGTTCTCTCCAACTTCAACTATAAAATTGACTATGGGATGAAGAAAATGTTACAACTTACAACACCGTAAAAGTCCTGAATCAGCAAATGTGAAAGAATCGTTTCAAATGAACTCATATACGAGTGTATCATCATGATATATTTATACAGAATCGACTCAGGACTTCAGCTTAGCCGAAAAGCTCTATAGAATGAATGCACCAGCTTCAATATCTGATGGCTGCACGCTAGCTGAAGATGACGATGGATCTAAAAGGGACGTCCGCTGCCGTTTCTGTCCCCAACATATCCGGTCTATCTTCGTTTTGCTCCTCAAGTTAAAGGGAACCTCTATACAGTTGGTCCAGGGTAACAGGCGAGTCTCTGTTTTCACCCTTGAAGGAGAGCAGCCGCCCTGTTGCACGAGCAACTTATTCTCAAGCGCCGCAGCCGCAAGAGCGTTCTGTGTTGGATTCTTTAGTTGGCTGCCCAAGTATCCTTGGCAACTCTTTGCTCCGCAATGGCACTTAACCTTCTCTCCAAAATGCACAAACCTGGAAGAAAGCAGTATACTATAACTGTTCAAAGAAATAACCAGTCCTGGGAAATATGGATGTAAAGGTGGAAAGAATCTCATTTCACTTGCTCCCCTGATTAGCATACATTAAACCATGCAGAATTACTATATCCTCTCTGCGTAAAGAATAAATCTATCAAAACCAGTGAAATGCCCTGCAATCAGAATAGCTAGGACTTGGGCTGTTCAAAAAGGGTTTTGTTAGCCCATCTGAAATAGGTATGGAAGCACGCTGTACTTCTTCATCGCAGGCATGTCCCATTTCAGTCCATACTGCACAGAGTGGTTTGGCCCAGATAATATAACACAAGTTTGGTAGAGAGTGTTTGGGTCTGACCATATGACCTAGGTTTGAACAACTAACTGAGACCAGGGAACACTAGGAACAACTAAACCTGGTTTGTACTAAAGGGAAGTTAAACAGCATATCCTGGCTTACAGTAATGCACGCAAATTGGCAAACAGAAACCCAAGAATGCTACTACCGGTGTATTCTCTGGAAAATCACAATCCAAGGCAAGTGACCTACTGATCTAAGACCCCAAGCTCAGATGGACAAGTTGCTGGCTCACCATAACAATATTTGTAGTTAAATGCTAATTTGGTCACTTTGGTGGTACATACCCGGATCAGAATGTTACAAGCTTGACTAAAAATATCACAAACTCATCAGCAACTAGAGCTGATTGCAGCAGGCCGCTTaatgcaatatattcgttgctcctCCATGTTGCTATAATGTACTCATTTTTGCCTGATCAGGCTAAGAAATATATGTACTCTTTTGAGAGAAAAAAAATGACTGTAAATACCTGTAGTCATAAGTTAAGGGCTCTCCAACTTCAATGAAACGAGAGGCAAAAACACCAACTCTTGTCTCACCCTCAACTTGCCTGATGAACCATACAGAGTAATAGACAATGAGGAACATCATCATTTaaaacaaaaattatcatcactgaATGCAAAACAAGCTTTCTGTACCAGAAATCATTACCACTTTTCTAGTTTACAGTTGGGATCACAACTATGGTTTAGAAAACGTGAAGTGTTTCCTTTAAAAGTTGCATCTATTGTAAAATCTTTGCTGATTTCACACATGTAGAAATTTTTGTCCCCACGCCGCTTCATGTCCCAAAGCCGTTGTTCACATGTTGCATCATTGATGACTGAAATAAGGTTTAAAATGAAAATACATAAGGATATCATTAAGTTGCCACAGCAGATTTACGGAAGATAACTCAGGACTAAAACCAAACTAGTTTCTATTTCCTTAATTTACAAAACATGAGCTCTACATTCAATGGCATAAGTCCAGGGTTGTGTCCCTTGTGCTCTGTAGGTATGCCCTTTGGGCTCTTGCAATACATTACTTTGAGTGTTCCTCATAACTTGACGTGGTAATGTGGCGTTAGGGCAGCGGGTTCTCAACTCTAACAACCGCCCTTAAACAAAGAGCAATCGTAAATGTAACTCAAGAATTTATTTGGCACAAGTAAGCATAAACGAAATTACATGAATTAAAGCCAGTGAAAATGAGAGCACAAGCAAAATGTCATTTCCCCCATTGCATATGTGCAGTCATCTAGAAACTTTTTGCTATTTCTATTAGACAAATATGTAACGTAGCAGAATAATTTGTACCTTCACCCACATACTCAATTATGAAATCACCTTTCTCCAATGGCTCCAATGCAACAGCACCCCATCCACAGCCTTCTGACTGTAAAGGGAAAAGGCTGTTGTTTATTGTAGTCAAAGAAGTAGAATAAACATCTTTCATTAAGCATAACACCACAACCGATTCTCAAAAACGCACCCCTATCATTGCCACATGTCATTTTGCATCCAATAGTACAAGAAAGGGGATTTGTGAAGGCAGTGGGTACTTTGGCAGCCACCTTTGCATTGTGTAGCAATTAGGTGAAGTGCTTATGCAAGTGGCCCATGTATAAACAATGTGCCCCTTCATTTAGCTGTTTCCCAGCAGTACAACTCATGGCACACACAAACTCTCGAAGGGGAAAAGAGTGGGCCTTGAAAAATTAGAAGAGTAGTTTAAACATATCCTTGCGGAATGGCTTGTCGCTACACAGGTTTGTGAATAAATTGGCAAGCGAAGTCCAAATGTATACAAGCACATCATTTGAAAGACAGGACTACCTTGACAATTTTAATTTTCTTATCCTTGCCCTTGCGGAATGGCTTGTTGCTACACAGATCTGAACAGTGGCAACTCTTGGAACAACTCATAGAAAGACCCCTGATAAAGGACAACCAAATTTCAATATGTCAAATAAATACAAGTATGGTTGCTAGGGTAAATATCTACATCATACACATGTACAAAATCTGTACAATCAAGCTAACTTATTCGGTGATTAGTCATATGCACACGTAACAGTAATCCAGCATTAATGTTCAAAGAACAAGAAAATACATTACTCCATTTGCTATAGTAGAAAGAAATAATCCAATACTATTGCGCATTTTGGTGCTACCGTACTACCATAGTTGCAGGATTGACAATAGATGAATCTGCGGTGCGCATTCAAATCCATATTAGTGGTGACTGAATAGGAGCTCATATTTTACTTTTCTCCATTTTAACATAAAGCTATTGTTCATCTTTGTATTGATCAAATCTGGATCGACAATAGACAGAATTCacctctttttttttgtttctctttgTATTGATCAAATCTGGATTTGAAACAGATTGATCTTTTGTCAATATTGTCAAAATAATTATTGTATACTTTTCCGAGCTACAGGAGGGGAAGACAGATAATACATGGTGCAAAACAGTAATATACAAAAACTAAATAATCATTTTTTAAAACTGATGGTGAAGTTCTATTTAGGTCCAAGTAATTTTCAGCACAACTCCAACATCGATTTATTTTCCTATCTAAACCAGATCAAACCAACCTTGATGCTGGTGATCGTGGTAGTTTTGCCAGGTAAGCAGCATGGACTCCTAATCAGCAAATGTGAACTAACATGGATGATGTGGTATTCCAGTTAGCAGTACATTTACTAAACAGAAAAAACAAATTACAATGTATAGTCAGGCCCATCTGGCAGCCCAAATCTCCTCTCTTCTCCCTGCGCTCTCTCATTGTATCGCTCCTGACCCACAATCTCGGTTAGAAACTTAGAATGGTCAGTACAATAGTTGAGTATCGAGGCAATTTTATAAGTACCCACGAATGCATATGCTTGCTCTTTTGCCAGAATGCCATGAGAGATAGTTTTGCCAAAACTTCATTATTAATGTATGCATCTAAAATGTATTAATAGAGTTAGAAAGAATACCTGCATTCACAATCATCTTTGCAAACAGAATCCGATTTGCAATTTGTGCACCCAGTCTCGGCACTCGAATCGGCGCGTTTCTTCTTGACTAAATATACATCTTTTACAACATTAAGAAAACAATGATGACGTGTAGAGGTGTAAGGCATAAGAACACGAAACTCATTCCACAATAAAGAAGTCAAATGGAAGTAAATAGCTCCAGATATCTTGATCGAATAACTACAGCAAGTATTACTTTAGGATACTGCGCCTGATATGTGTGTAGGAGGGCGGTTTACAAACAATTGCCGTGAAATTCCTAATGGTTGAATCAATATTGAATTCTTCATTAACATATGGAAGAGGTAGTCGGCAGAAGACTTCCTGTCAAACAAGCATTGTTAGCATTAGTTATGCACAAAAGCCTGGTAGGCAAGACAGATAAATCTTCTTGACAAAATATTACTTTTCTGGAACAAGACAATCATTTAACTTGTTTCTGCAGCATTCCAGCATTAATAAACTAAATAGGTTCCTCCCAAATCTTCATGGATTTCAAAGACTGTAACCCTCCCATTCTAAAGTGACGATTTTCACTTATTTTCAGTCTCCATTGTTCATTTTCAGCCATAGTAGTATGTATAATTAAACCAAAAAAGCATATGAAAATATTTTTTGCATGTGGCCATTCTAAAACAACTGACCAAACCCATCCCAAAACATCAGCTATTTTATCATGCAGAGAGAGCACAAGACAACAATATTGGTCTGCTTAAAGACTGGAGTACCGGATAAAAGCATCCTAAAGCCTACAGAGCATTAACACTGCAAGAACAAGTAAGGAACCCTTGAAAATGAACTATTTACGAAAATAGCGCAACACAACTTAAAAGAAGCAAATATAAAAAGGGAGGTAGCAACATACAGTTATATTATGCCAGCACTAACCTCTATGTTGTTTGTCAGGTCAGCATTCTGTCACCATCAAACAAAGTACTCCTGTCAGACACCTCAAGCATTACAAATATTAACAAAAAGGTATGGAATGCAGTTAACTTTTTCTGATAATATAAATTAATAATCTAGAGGTAAAAGAAAGTAATGTAAGGATCAGCAGTGCACGAAACCATGAATCAAGCTTAGCTATAGTTGGAACAGAACCAGCAGAAAACTAAATGCTCCTCATGGCAGAGAGTTCTGGTTTTATTAAGAATGAACTCCACAAAATTAATCATTTTTCATTAGGACTTGGAAAATATGAATTTGTGATCTGTTATTAACAGAAAAAAGAAGAATCACGGGGAGCAATGGTCATTTTACAGATATACAAATGGTGAAACATTAAGAGAACTCTAAAGACCACATGGAGTATGGGCAAATTCTCGAGGTGCATTGATAATATGTGTTATGTTTACGCATTCATGGATACTTGTATCAACTACCATGTATGCAAGGTATGGCATAGAGATAGAGATTAGTGTTGTTCATGCATCCGTATAGAGCAATTATGAAGCAAGATCTGGAACCAAGTCTCTTCTGTGAACATATATGAAAACCAAAAACAACTTTTCCAATGATGAACTTCTGGTATGATCAAAGAAACTTATATTAGCGGGAAAAAGTGGGCTAAAACTTAAGAGGGACGgaagctcaaaaaagaaacttgaAAAGGTAGGTATCCTGTTTGCTATGGCCAAACTGAGAACAAAAGACTGTACCACCGATTTGATATTCAAGGAAGAAATGGCTTGATTTAAATGAAATGCATTAGAAGATTTGTAGCTTTCAGCATAGTTGCACAAACAGAATACGAAGATGCAAGTCAGACGCGAGGGAACCGAAAACCATATTCCTAGAAAAAATGCTTAAAAATACTTGCGCTGGGTTTTTCTTCTTGTGGAAATACTTAACGATTCAACCTCCAGCTGTAAATAAATGACGCCCTAGAAAGTTTGCACTCAAACATCTCTAACTTTTACCAGAAACATGAAAGAACATTCAGATCGGTCAAGTGAGATTAGTATCACCAGATTTTCATGAAAATATTATGATTGTAACATTTTTTACTAACATGTTCATATGAAAAGTAATGGTCAAAGTTGCGAGTGGAGAGTGTCCATGTCCAAAACCTCATCTATTCATGAAAGAGGGACTAGTAAATTAGAAGGCAAAGTAGTTACCCTGTTCACGCATAACAATATGAATTGAGGAATTGTAAGGGATAAAGGATAGACCTCATTTTGAAGGAGCCAATTGGAAGGGTGCCTCCAGCAAATTGCACTTCCTTGGTCATCTTTTAGATGAATTAGAGGCCATGGTGCACATTTTGTATGTGCTGCAACTGTACAACGTCCACAGCGCCAAAAAAACATTTTTTGCTTACAAACCATGCAACCCTGATTATAGAGAAAGAAAGTCCAATTAATGTGTATCAAAATTAAGTATGACCTTACAAAAATATTCGGAACTACAGGAATTGGCCTTTTAAATACCTTTTAAAAAATATTCTCTGTACAAAATGCaaaaaaatgtactccctccatatCATAAATACATGTCGTTTTGGATACTGACCCAGTCTTCACGATTTACCTTTGACCATTAATTCTTACGGCATTATACACAAGAAAAATATAAAATTATTATATTATGAATATACTTTTCGACACAAATCTAAACATATGATTTACAAGTTCTCAATCTAAATATTTAGAACAATATTCATAGTCAAAGTTAAGACATGTCCAAAAGGACATGCATTTGTGATATGGAGGGAGTACTGTGTTATTTCGTTTACTTATTCCTTCACAAATAGTAAGCCATGTGCAGGTCATGAATTGGTCATACATCAACAACCATAACCATGAACTATCAGCCTGTCAAAGACTCAAAATATATTTGAGTCATTTGCAAATATATTGTGTTACTTAACATAACCCATAAGTGTGTCTATTTATAGTTTCCAAACCATCAAGTATAGCATAAGTGTATGTTGAATGCAACAATTATCCATGTGGACCGAATACTGCATATCAAAACAGGGTAGGCATACTCAAGTATGACAACTGGACAAGTCCAACAACTTCACAACAAAAGTTCTTTAAGCTACATAACTTGCATTTTTAGGAAAATCTCATGTTTTGCCAATGCACAGCACTTGCAATATTAAACATATCCCATTTAATAACATTTCAACTTACATGCTGAGGGCACCTGAAGCTTTCAGCAGTGAAATTTGCAGTATATTCCACCACACAGGTCAGATGAAACATTTGTTCACAACGGCTAACTGAACATTTTATTTCTTCCGAGGGATGGATAATCTTATAGCATACACGACATTCAACCTGTGCACATACGAAGAACCATCAGATACAAAGCCAATAAAAATTGATCAAAACTGAAACTTGGTCCCAATGTTGATTTAATTACGAAAACTTATCACGGTATCATGTATGAGCTGCAGTTTTAACTTTCAACAGGTAGGCAGAGGCGTATATGAAGTTTGATGAGGTGTATGCTGAGTAATATGTAATTAAGCATCAAGCAATTCGAAAGGTGGCAGTGGAACTTAAGGAAACAAAATCTCTCAGTTCTCACGTTAATCAAAGAACAACTTTACATTGCTCATGGCAGCTTGCCACTGTGATGTGTAGCCAATAACATGATCAGCAAGCAACAAACAGTGTGGCTGCTCGCCTGAACTGGCAGATATCTAGGAAGGAAGGGGGGATCAGATCTGGTCTTTGGTCTACTCGTAGAGTGAAAATGGAGAGGGGGTCAAAGGCAGCACTGGAACTAATACTGCATAAAACAACTTTTCTCAGATCCCACATTGATCAAAGAACAACCACATTGTTCATGCCAGCTCACCACTGTGCAGTGTAGTTGATAACATATTAACATGTTGGCCAGTTGGCTAGTGTGGCTGCTCGCTTAAACTGACTGATATCTAGGAGGGAAAGGGGAGCTCAGATCTTGTCTTCAGCTTGCTAGGAGAGAGGAAGTGGAGAGAGGGTTCAGAACTGGGAAGGAACCATAGCCACTGATGCCAGTTGTTGACCGTCTCCAGCCCACATCTGTTGCCACCGTCCATAGCATGGTGTCACCTCCCTGTCTTCCGCCGTCGTCTCACAGGTACTCTTTTTTCATTCCCTTTCTTCTTTGTTCCTCCCCCTCCCCACTCTACTTTGCAGCTCGTTGCCCATATCCATATTCTGCCCCGCTGCTTGCCTCTCAGCTGCCAGCTCTGCGGCTAGCGGTGCTGGATTCTGCTTGCTCTCCTCTACTCACATAGAATTGTACAAGTATAAGAGTAGAGAGTTAGAAATAGGAGGACAAGGATTGAGTTGGTAAGCAGTGGACCTGACAGCCTGGTGGTATTAGAACACTGGGAGAAAGGACTGGATAATTTAATGTGTTTTTGCTTGAGAGATGTTGTGGGATGTATGTCATATGAGTGTCATTTGTTCTGATTTTTCTCTCTgttgtatgattgttgtttgttatGATTTGACTAATATATGTGATTATCTAATCACCACCTAGGCCGCCACCTAGGTGCCAGGATGAGCTGGTGCCTTAAGTCACGCAACTGGAAGAAGGGTCGTAACTTTGACCCCAAACAATGTTGAGGCGCGTTAGGCATCAGTGAGATCCCGGCTTAATAGGAGTGATATACTACTTGTATCAACAAGGTGCAccttcttttccaggagcccatCCAAAAGGAACctcaaagttaagcatgcttggcttGGAGCAATTTGAGGATGGCTGACCGACTAGGAAGTTGATCCCGGGTCCGcacaagtgagg is drawn from Triticum dicoccoides isolate Atlit2015 ecotype Zavitan chromosome 6B, WEW_v2.0, whole genome shotgun sequence and contains these coding sequences:
- the LOC119322986 gene encoding S-adenosylmethionine decarboxylase proenzyme-like, which produces MAGSAIGFEGYEKRLEITFSEAPVFTDPNGRGLRALSRAQIDSVLDLAKCTIVSELSNEKFDSYVLSESSLFVYPYKVVIKTCGTTKLLLAIPRVLELAEELSLPLAAVKYSRGTFIFPEAQPSPHKNFSDEVAFLNGYFGGLKSGGNAYVIGDPAKPGQKWHVYYATQQPEQPVVNLEMCMTGLDKKKASVFFKTSADGHTSCAKEMTKLSGISDIIPEMEICDFDFEPCGYSMNAIHGSAFSTIHVTPEDGFSYASYEVMGLDPASVAYGDLVERVLRSFGPSEFSVAVTIFGGPSLAGTWGERLNVGVYDSTNMVVQELPGGGSLIYQSFTAVGEDSTGSPRSVLNCYVDGNLESGSKMDAFLCWEDDAAQEKDERGAGKKMKSS
- the LOC119322639 gene encoding histone-lysine N-methyltransferase ASHR3-like: MPDLSTVCPELSADAAVDLVGGDAAADPATAAAAAATESSSGGDGAPIIPVECRWSGRVRAFDVQGAVPVTACPEARRGGERKSSSVPPPSSAAASLAPLSGWVLEDYVNEGVIAVTAGAEARRGGGRKNSSSAPLPPSAAAPAPASGRALEEYVNADVASLAASPEAHHGGGKDSSAPLHSAATAVHAPAPGVKLEDYVNVCAVSATPYLEARRSGGKKPDLMLEDYVNKGVVSITAHPEVRRGSGKRSSSTRSPLSPAATVLALASGRSLKDYVKEWEARKVASGASLQHCVLPFLTGAPKAVECRVCYKIIHPSEEIKCSVSRCEQMFHLTCVVEYTANFTAESFRCPQHGCMVCKQKMFFWRCGRCTVAAHTKCAPWPLIHLKDDQGSAICWRHPSNWLLQNENADLTNNIEEVFCRLPLPYVNEEFNIDSTIRNFTAIVCKPPSYTHIRRNVYLVKKKRADSSAETGCTNCKSDSVCKDDCECRGLSMSCSKSCHCSDLCSNKPFRKGKDKKIKIVKSEGCGWGAVALEPLEKGDFIIEYVGEVINDATCEQRLWDMKRRGDKNFYMCEISKDFTIDATFKGNTSRFLNHSCDPNCKLEKWQVEGETRVGVFASRFIEVGEPLTYDYRFVHFGEKVKCHCGAKSCQGYLGSQLKNPTQNALAAAALENKLLVQQGGCSPSRVKTETRLLPWTNCIEVPFNLRSKTKIDRICWGQKRQRTSLLDPSSSSASVQPSDIEAGAFIL